The sequence GATGACTGTCGACGGCACACACGTCGGCAACGGAGAGGCCGGCGGACACGACCATCCGTGGACCCCCGTTTACACCACTGCGTAGATCACCGGGTGGGCGGCCGTACCGCCGCCCACCCGTTCACCCCTGAGGGTGAATCGTGGAACGGACTAGTTGACGCGCACGGGTGTGAACTGGCGGAACTTCCCCGCGATGACGAATCCAGTTGAACCCGCACGCCTGGCCCCTTGCCAATGGGAGACGTGACTCCCACTACCGCCGAAGCCGCGGCCCCGGCCGAACCGGCGCCGACCCCACCCCCTTCAGCCCCTGGCGCGCCCCCCGTGATGCGACTGCAGGAGGACGGTCACGCCGCCGACCGCAGCCGCCTCACCACCCGCGCCATCGCCGCCCAGCTCCCCGCCGCCCTGAGCCGGGCCTGGATGCTGAGCCGGCAGGCCGACCGCCGCGCCACGTTCGCCCTGGCCGGCTGCGCGGTGGCCTGCGCCGCGTTGACGGCCGTGGCCCTGCGGGCGACCACCGACCTTCTGACCGCGCTCCTGGGCACCGGAACCGCCGCACACCGGATGGAACAGGCACTTCCCGCCCTGGTCCTCGTCACCGCGACCACCTGCGCAAGCTACCTGGCCGACGCGGGGGCCCGCTTCTGCGCCAACCGCCTCGCTCCGAAGGTCAACCGCGAGGCCGACCTCGCCGTCATCTCCGCCTCCACCGGCGCCGAACTGGGCGCCTACGAGAACTCTGCCTTCGAGGACGGCCGTTTCGCCGCCACGCAGGGGGCGGAGAAGATGCCGGACCTGATCGGCGGAGCGCAGAGCCTCGTCTCCGCGTGCGCGCAGCTCCTCGCCGCGGTGGCCGTGATCGCCACCCTCGACGCCATACTGCTGCCGCTCCTGCTCCTGGCCGTCCTCCCCCGGGCATGGGGGGCCGTGCGGGCCGCCCGGCTCGATCACGAAGCCGCCCACCGCAACCTCGCCGACACTCGCCTGCGCCGGGTCCTGGCTCAGTACACAACCGACCGGGGCACCGCTGCCGAACTCCGCTCAGCCACGATGGGCGACTTTCTTCTGGAGCAGTACCGCGTCATCTCCGGCCGCCTGGAGCGCGAGAAGATCACCGCGTCCCGGCACGCCGCCCTCACTCAAGGTGCGGGTGACCTCCTGGCCGCGCTCGCTGTGGCCGCCGTGTGGGCAGGCATCCTGTATCTGACTCTCACCGGGCGGATGAGCGTCGCCACCGCGGCAACCACCGTCCTCGTCGTCCGCACGGCGAACACCTCGCTGACCGGCAGCGTACGGGCCTCCGCCCGCCTGTTCGCCACCAGCCTCTACGTAGCCGACTGGGCCCGGTTCCTCGACAGCGCGGGCGCATGGGCCATGCGGCGCGGCAACACTCCCGCCCCCGCCACGGGCCCCCGCACCATTGAGACGCGCGACCTGTCCTTCGTCTACCCCGGCAAGCGCTCGCCCGCCCTTCACGGCGTGAACCTGCGCATCGAGAGGGGACAGGTCATCGCCCTCGTGGGGGAGAACGGCTGCGGAAAGACGACACTGGCCAGGCTGCTGACCGGTCTGTACCTGCCGACCGGCGGAACGGTCACCTGGGACGGTGAACGGCTGGCCGATCTCGACCCGGCCACGCTCTGGCGAACCACCGCGCTGGTGCCCCAGGACTACACCCGCTGGCCGCTCGCTGCGCGCGAGAACATCACTCTGGGCCAGCCCCGGCCCGGCGGTGACGAAGCCGTACACACCGCAGCCCGCCTCGCGGGCGCCGACGCCGTACTGGAAACCCTCCCCGAGGGGCTGGACACGTCACTCGCCCGGTCCTGGTGGGGCGGTCACGACCTGTCCGGGGGACAGTGGCAGCGCATCGCCATCGCCCGTGCGTTCCACCGCGACGCTCCGGTCCTGGTCCTCGACGAACCGACGGCTGCCCTCGATGCCCGCGCCGAACATCAGGTGTTCTCCCGGCTGCGGAACCTCTCGGCCGACCGCACAGCACTCTTCATCACGCATCGGCTCGCCAACGCCCGGGTCGCCGACCTCGTCGTCGTTCTCGACCGGGGCACGGTCGTGGAGACGGGCACATACGAAGCCCTTCTGCGGGGCGGGGGGCTGTTCGCGGAACTGCACGCTTTACAGGAGGGCGAGAACTGAGCGGCCCCCGATCCACCGGGCGCAGATCCGGCTCCTCGTGGCCCCCTTCCTGGCAACCGCTCCGGTCCGTTCAGCCGGCCGCCTTCGCATGGGGCGTGGAGGCGAAGAGGTCCATGCCGAGCGCCCCGGACAGGAAGTGGGCGACGCGCTGGCCGCGGACGCTGTTGCCGGCCTCGTCCAGGCGGGGTGAGAACACGCCGAGACCGCCCTTGCCGGGGGCGACGGTGATGATGCCGCCGGAGACGCCGCTCTTGCCGGGCATGCCGACCTCGTACAGCCAGTCGCCACTGCGCTCGTACAGACCTGCCGTGGCCAGCGCGGAGAGGGTGTCGCGGCAGACTCCGGCGTCCACGACCCGCTCGTCCGTGAGGGGGCAGACGCCGCCGTTGGCCAGTGTCGCGCCCATGACCGCGAGGTCGCGGGCGGAGACGGTCACGGAGCACTGCCGGGTGTAGAGGGCGGTGGTCGCGACGGGGTCCCGGGCGAGGGCGCCGTAGCTGTCCAGCAGGCGGGCGATCGACTCGTTGCGCTGGTTGGTGCCGGACTCGGAGGCGTACACGCGCTCGTCCAGCCGGAGTTCCCGGCCCGCGAAGCGGGAGAGGCCGTGGCGGATGAACTCCCAGCGCTCCTCGGGCGACGCGCCCGGCACCAGGGCCGTGGTGGCCAGGGCCCCCGCGTTGACCATGGGGTTCATCGGGCTGCCGTGATTCAGCTCGACGGCCAGGACCGAGTTGAACGGCAGGCCCGTGCTGTTGACCCCGATCCGCCGGCGGACGGTGTCGCGGCCGAGTTCGTGGTTGACGAGGGCGAAGACGAACGGCTTGGAGACCGACTGGATCGAGAACGGGTGGTCCGCGTCGCCGGCCGTGAAGACGTTGCCGCTGACGTGGGCGACGGCGATGCCGAACAGCTCGGGATCGACCTCGGCGAGTTCCGGGATGTAGTCGGGGACCTCCCCTTCGCGGTCCTCCTGGAACCGCCGGCGCACGCCGTCCAGGGCCGCCCGTACGGACTCGGCCGTGGGGAGCCGCCCGGTGGAGACGGCCGCTTGCGCGGTGCGGGGGTCCGCGACGTCCCCGGTGTTGTGGATCACGCCGGCCATCCAGTGCCTCCTGATGCCTCGTCCCGGGCGGCGGGCCCGCTCCCGACCACCCACCTGTACCCCCACCGGCCGCCGGGTCCCGCCACGACTTACTGATCCGGCGAGGACAGGCCCCCGATGGCGGACGCCGGACAAGGCGAGGCCGGCTGTTCCTGGTCGGTGAGCGGGAGGCGCGGGGGTTGGGACGCACCAGGCAGTAGCGGAACGGCCCGGAGCCCCTCGAACGAGGGCGGCTACTTCGTCTCGTTCGGATGGCTCGTGTGCACCTGCTCCAGGAACACCGTGCGTCCGTCCACGAAGTACCAGATGCGGGCGGTGCCCTTCGCGGTCGGCTTGTGCTGCCAGCGATCGTGGGTCGCGCTGCCGCGCTGGATCGCTCCCAGCTCGCCCTTCAGCCGGTAGTTCGTGGGCGTCGTGGACAAGGGGGTCCGCGTGAGGAAGTCCCATGTCTCCGTCATCGGATTGCGGATCGTCGCGACGAGGTCCCGCCAGCCCTTCAGCGCGTCGGCGGTGGCGAAGCGGATCTCGTACTCGGTCTTCCTCGGAGGCCGGGGGACCAGTTCCCCCTTCTTTGCGGCGGCCACGGTCAGGGACGCTCCACGGTCTCGTCCTCGT comes from Streptomyces sp. Mut1 and encodes:
- the glsA gene encoding glutaminase A, whose amino-acid sequence is MAGVIHNTGDVADPRTAQAAVSTGRLPTAESVRAALDGVRRRFQEDREGEVPDYIPELAEVDPELFGIAVAHVSGNVFTAGDADHPFSIQSVSKPFVFALVNHELGRDTVRRRIGVNSTGLPFNSVLAVELNHGSPMNPMVNAGALATTALVPGASPEERWEFIRHGLSRFAGRELRLDERVYASESGTNQRNESIARLLDSYGALARDPVATTALYTRQCSVTVSARDLAVMGATLANGGVCPLTDERVVDAGVCRDTLSALATAGLYERSGDWLYEVGMPGKSGVSGGIITVAPGKGGLGVFSPRLDEAGNSVRGQRVAHFLSGALGMDLFASTPHAKAAG
- a CDS encoding ABC transporter ATP-binding protein — encoded protein: MRLQEDGHAADRSRLTTRAIAAQLPAALSRAWMLSRQADRRATFALAGCAVACAALTAVALRATTDLLTALLGTGTAAHRMEQALPALVLVTATTCASYLADAGARFCANRLAPKVNREADLAVISASTGAELGAYENSAFEDGRFAATQGAEKMPDLIGGAQSLVSACAQLLAAVAVIATLDAILLPLLLLAVLPRAWGAVRAARLDHEAAHRNLADTRLRRVLAQYTTDRGTAAELRSATMGDFLLEQYRVISGRLEREKITASRHAALTQGAGDLLAALAVAAVWAGILYLTLTGRMSVATAATTVLVVRTANTSLTGSVRASARLFATSLYVADWARFLDSAGAWAMRRGNTPAPATGPRTIETRDLSFVYPGKRSPALHGVNLRIERGQVIALVGENGCGKTTLARLLTGLYLPTGGTVTWDGERLADLDPATLWRTTALVPQDYTRWPLAARENITLGQPRPGGDEAVHTAARLAGADAVLETLPEGLDTSLARSWWGGHDLSGGQWQRIAIARAFHRDAPVLVLDEPTAALDARAEHQVFSRLRNLSADRTALFITHRLANARVADLVVVLDRGTVVETGTYEALLRGGGLFAELHALQEGEN